A DNA window from Malus domestica chromosome 12, GDT2T_hap1 contains the following coding sequences:
- the LOC103449859 gene encoding small ribosomal subunit protein eS10z-like encodes MIISEKNRREISKYLFQEGVCYAKKDYNLAKHPDIDVPNLQVIKLMQSFKSKEYVRETFAWMHYYWYLTNDGIEFLRTYLNLPSEIVPATLKKQAKPPGRPMGPSGDRPRGPSRFDGERRFGGDRDGYRGGPRAPGGDFGDKGGAPADYRPSFGGPGGRPGFGRGAGGFGAGPASSNQS; translated from the exons ATG ATCATTTCGGAGAAGAATCGCCGGGAGATCTCGAAGTATCTGTTCCAAGAGGGAGTTTGCTACGCGAAGAAGGACTATAACTTGGCGAAGCACCCGGATATCGATGTGCCGAATCTGCAGGTGATTAAGCTGATGCAGAGCTTCAAGTCCAAGGAGTATGTGAGGGAGACGTTTGCTTGGATGCACTACTACTGGTACCTCACCAATGACGGTATCGAGTTTTTGAGGACTTACCTCAATCTCCCTTCGGAGATTGTTCCTGCTACTCTGAAGAAGCAGGCCAAGCCTCCTGGCCGCCCCATGGGCCCGTCCGGTGACCGCCCCCG TGGCCCATCTCGCTTTGATGGAGAACGCAGATTCGGTGGTGACAGGGATGGGTACCGTGGAGGACCTCGTGCCCCTGGGGGTGACTTTGGGGACAAGGGTGGAGCTCCTGCTGATTATAGACCTTCTTTTGGG GGGCCCGGTGGAAGACCTGGCTTTGGTCGCGGAGCTGGTGGTTTTGGTGCAGGCCCCGCTAGCTCTAATCAATCTTAA